Within Anguilla anguilla isolate fAngAng1 chromosome 11, fAngAng1.pri, whole genome shotgun sequence, the genomic segment ATCATCGGGTTGAGAGTATGGCTATAGAAATAAGCATTTCGTGCCTGCTAGTTGAGTTTGCTTTAGAATTGGAATAGCTGTTCCTGGATCAGATGTCATGCAAATCATGATGTGACTTTAGGACAAGATTTACAAGAGGTAAAAATACATGCAAAGCCATTTGTGCAGTGAATCATGTTCTGCAGTCCAGGGGCTGGTGTAAGCTTTCAGTCCCACCCATGAAATCCGTGTACTTTAACACTCTAGTTAGTACTGGCTACCGTGTGTGTTCCATGTGTCTACACAAGGATAAAGAGCAGAAACATTGTGACTTGTACTCATTGTAATAGAGGTTGTTATTGTGACTGCCTAATCTGGCACTGAATGGGGTTCTAAATGTATTGGTATAATTAATTGAAGGCACAGGCAGAAGCTGACGTCTGTGAACACTTTGCTCCATACACCAGGCTAATATGATCCATTTACTAATTGCTCCTGAAATGGAACAGCAGATGTGGAGTTTGCTGAAAAGGGGGCTTTTAAAACCAACGGGCCTTCTTtctgtgagtttgagtgttCGGTTGTACTTGTTAAACCATGGGGAAGGCAAATAGGCTTAATAGCCGTACCAGCTTTACACTTACATTTGcctaaaatcaaaataaattatttgattgtACTTGTGGATCTACTCTTGATTTCCTGTGCTTGAATGGCAGATGCTGGACTCCTGAACGGGCAGTGTTTTGTCACCAGCAGTCTCTGGGTAGGACAGAGATGATTCATGGCCATAACATCCCTTATTTACTATCTCTTGCCACTTGGTCCTGTTTTGTTGGATTCCACCTTGGGAGAGCATTTTGTGACATATGCTGTAATAATTTGCCCAACCAGCTAATGTGTTGTGTTAAAATCCAGTTAGGATAACTGTTTTACCCTTGAATGCTCTTTATACACAGGATATATAGTGTATAAGATGTAAAGTTGCTTTTGTTAATGATGCTCAGTaagacatttataaatattgaaaCAGATGAGGGAGCAGATGGTACTGTTGTCTGcattttgacagaaaaatgtGTTGCTTCTACAGCTAATTGTATGTTGTTGCTTGAGGGCAACAAAGTTCTTTGTGAATGAATTACGTTGCTACTCACGTTACTACTGAAGCATTGACTCTAAAGGTATATGTGCTCTTAGATGTGGCTTATGCTGTTACAATTGTTTCAGATGTAGAACTGACACTGTAGAATTGGCCTTATTATTGAGCAATTTAATTTGACCAGCTAGCTGGACACCTCATTTCAGAATGGACGCCTTAGTGCACCCAGTAGTTTTCGTACTTCGTCCTGAGGACCAACTATATATTGTGGTTTTCATTCAAACTGTTATTGCAACCTGAATTGTAATAAGCTgataattgttcttaattagacattttaatggaaatttgCCGTATTACAGCTGATCTAACTTTGCACactatgaaaaatacatttttgtgattaAAATCCTTGGACATTTAATCTGTCAGATCAACAAATTCTTTCATTCTCTGTGATATcctatcagaaaaaaaatgattcctGTTGAAAGAGGTTACTTTTTAATTGATTGAATTATTGGTTGAATGGGTTCTAATTTGTGAAGGAGTGGACACCTGATCACTGAAACTGATTCAGTTGCGGAAAATGAAGAATTTAAAGCTAAAGCAAGAGACAAGCCACACCTGCATCGtggtaaattaaatttaagGAAAATGATAGAACCTAAACACATGTTTTCAACTGCCGTAAGTGATCAAGAGACTGGTTGaaacacaaaccagcacacagagtgggtccccaggactaTGTTTGGGAACCACTACACAAGTCTTTACCTGCTTCCTCAGGTAAagcatgtttatatatatatatatatatatatatatatatgtatgtatatatataaccATGGTACTTTTACATTAAGTTTAGTTAATAGCTCTTCAATACCCAGTAACCTTCCCAATCAGTTTAGGTTTTAAACCATATTAAATATCCGTTTCACTATGGACACTAGTGTCACAAGGGCTAAAACCATATCAGTCCTTCAAAGCCTTTTTCAATTTCCATTCTTTGAAAATAGACTGTTGATAACAACCTCTCAGGTTCATCACTCAGTTCCTTTGTTTGCCAGCTAAGAAGCCATTCCACCTCCTGGTGGAACCATTGAAGCAAATCATTTGATATAAACACCATAATGGAGTTTTGAACTGGGATTAATTAAAATAGAATTAAATGTCAAGCCTGAATCCCTCCTGTGCTGCAGATCCTTCCAGGTCCTATGATTGAATGCATGTATATGAAACGTGACAAGGTAATCACAAATGCACTTGAGCCTTTTTCCAACGGCCACGTGCAGgtctgtgcattttttgtgtgtatgttttaggGAGAGGATGTGAGCCTGTagccttgacctttgaccccaggcTGGCACAAGCATAAATACACGTGATAGATATAGACCTTTCCAGAtagacacagaacacacacacatgcttatacAGTGCTCACCAAAATATATGTTAACAGTAGAATGAAATGTCTTGTTTTTGCCATATAGTTAAGGTATTaaatttgagatcaaaagatgaatatgagacaaaaatacaatcagcttttatttaatagaATTTACATGGATATAATGTTTTACccttttacagaaacagctgtttctgtgttgaATCTATGACCAAATTACATCGCTAAACATTTGCCatcttctttggaaatgccTTTCCTGGCCTTCATTGCAGCCAGATTTAGTTGTCCTTTCTTTAAATCAGGTGGCTGACTTGGTCAATCCAAAACTTCACACTTATTCTCATTGATGAATACTTTGGTCAGCACAAAAATAGCTGTtccataaaatcataaaatcaaaCGTATatgcatgcaccacacacactgtgtttctCCATGTCTGATGAGGACAGGTTGTTTCCACATGCACGTGGACCTGGAGCTTGGCAGGACGTCTCGTGCGCGTGCATGGCCACCCTGCAGCCTGTGGAAATGCGTCCACACATCACTCACCAGCAGGCGAaacctgctgctcctcctctgcatCGCTAAGCAGAGCGGTGAACCCACATAAATCACACCGCTTACGTAAGGGATTTTCACAGCGTGAATCAGAACAGTGTgaatgtgagaaaaaaagactggTAGCACAAGAACCGTGCATTTCAGCACGATGCTACGTGCAACCTTGGTGAAGAGGGGTGAGCATGGCTGTCGGAGACAGTAAAGCCATCTGTCACAAAGGTGTGCTGCTGGGATGACAGGCACTGTTTCAGTTTGGAGTGATAACCAGGtctgtccctctgcccccccccccccccccctcccccttcctccctttcCAGGGAATGGTACTTGAACGGAAACTACTTGGTGGTTTTGGTATCCATCGGCATAATCCTGCCCCTGGCCCTGATGAAGCAGCTAGGTAAGTATCTCTGTCAGCTTATCACCCTGTTGCCCCTTTTCCCACTCTGTGAGTAGGGCTGCGACAATAACCCTGATATCCTCATACCACGCTGATGGGTGGCTTACCACGGGTTTGGTCACCTTATCGCCattaccaaaatattttttaaacagcccTCAGGACAGTCCATCCTAGACTAATATAATTGGATTGATGCCTCCAATGTCACCTCATTTTATACCTTCAAGATAGTGTTGCAAGCTTACTGCCAAGtgaatagtaataataataataagaaggcTTGATTTCACAGTGGCACTTTCCTTTTGATTAGAAGATTTatgctgtttttctgctgtCTTATATAAACGGTCCCTCTTCGCTTGTTACTGAGAGAAAATGCCCTCCCACCGTGCCTGAAATGGAGCACCAAAGTTTTGAATGGCGTCCCAAATCTCTGTGGCCAGGCTAGTCCTGACAACAGAAGGATACGTTTGCCATGAAATGTTCCTGACAAAAGTCTTTTGGGAATCCCAGGATACAACTTGATCTCAgaatatgttttaattaaaaaaagaatgaaaatctCAATTAGTGTACCCTTAAAGGTCCATGCTATCCCAGAGCATTAATTCAAACCCTGTAAGAGCTGTGAACAGAGATTcccttgtttttaaatggctaaATGTCAGTGATGTCTCAGAATTGCAGTTGGTAATGAAATGTAGATTCACAAATGACCAAGGCCAGACACCACCGAGGCGTTATACATATAAACCTTATTTACATATCAAATCTACTTCATGTATATGTATTACATCACACTGTTCATTTGCTTAAACATGCACTTACACAGGGAAAACTACAATATCACAATGCGTTTTACATAGTGAAATATTTGTGACGTAATTTAATGCCTTTATTTTTACACGACCAGATGAGCAACCACAACCCCTTTGAAAAGAAATGTTCCAAGAGTATTGCGCAACATTCTGGTTGCATTTCCATTGTGGTGTGAGAGAGCATTACGGCAAGAGTGTTCCCCAAAGGCTGCTTAAAAACCTTCCGTGTGTACACATACATCCTTTTgatgaacatactgtatatgttgcCACTATTAAATTGAATGTTTCAGGAAAGCTCTCTGGAACCAAAGACTATTAACTGCAAAACATGCCGCCTGGTGGCTTGAATCTAGTTATCACGACAGAACTTTAAACAGTTGAATATGCACAGCAAGCAAATATTGTTTGTcattttagaataataataGCACCAGAATAATACAATTCCATAGTAAATGCAATATTTCCAACAGATACATTCCAGTACATTCCTTGAAATATTGGATGGTTGTGAATATAAATGGAAGTGGGAAAGATACAGTGCCCTTGGGAATGGAGATGAAACTAATTTAGCAACTGAGAGTGTGACGGTTGTCATGGTTTCTAAGCGGCTGTGATTCGATACTACGCTTTCTTAGTTCATTGAAGATAACTGCAAATTTGAGTTGTGTGCCAGGATGCAGTATTTCCATGGTCACATGACTCTCCATCTTCTCCTCAGGTTACTTGGGCTACACCAGTGGCTTCTCTCTCAGCTGCATGGTCTTCTTCCTCATCTCGGTACGTACTGTACATTTGTGACATTACTGTCCTTACATTCTTGTTTCCTGGAATTCGTATGGAATTCTGGGACGGAGGTCTTTTAGAGTCAGTGAAAAATGCTTAGAAATGTACTGGGCCGCAATTAGTATACTTCATAATTGCATTTAGGATCATTTGTGTTTCGTATCGACTCCAATGTGTAAACATGAAGAATGGGTAATGATATATGTATTCTGTCAGGGCAGGACTCATAATAAACAATGCtatcaaaaggaaaaattatCAGTGGCTGTCAATGGTAAATGTCATATTTAGTGCTCTAGTAAACGCACTATACTGACCCCTAGCCATCACCATCATAATGGTCACGGCCAATCTCCCACCGTAGGTCATCTTCAAGAAGTTCCAGATTCCCTGCCCATTTGAAGACTACTCTTATAATGGCACGGCGACCCTCTTGAATGCCACCAGTGCGGGCTACCACAACGGGTACGTCCCTGCAGAGGATGGCTCAGACTGCGCCCCTCGAATGTTCACCCTCAACTCTCAGGTAACCCCAACTCTGCCATAACCACACTCAACAAAGGTGCTATAGGGCCCTGAGCCTAGGGGCTGTGGGTTTGAGTCACACAACCACAAATAGGAACGTTCTGTACAGACTTTGaggcaaaatatacaaataagcTGCCATTTAAGTCAATTCCGTTGCAGAATGATTCATTCTTACTGCATTGTTCTAATATTGTTCTAATATTGCAGCAGTTTCTGGGAATGGTTAGAATaacagtatgtattttttgtaatttttcctGGAATTTAAAGTGCCTTCTTATTCtattaaatgccattttctaTTGCTCTTTCATGACTTTGCACTATTAAAGACATTGTGTTCTGATGCAGTTCTTGAAAATTTGctctattaaaatgtaagttaaATTTGATGAAGATCCTAGACAGTTGAATGTAAAAATTTCTGAATAAATCTCAAGAAAATGGGCTGCTTTTGTCAAAAAAGAATGAGGTGGTATCATGAAACATTTTGTCCAAGATGAAACGGGTATTAATGAATGAGCAGGATTTTTGTAGAATGTTAAGCTTTACTATGTCTAAAATGCTATCCGGAAGGATTGTGTTTTGTGCATTAACTGGTTTTAATGTAGGAAGAGGTGACTGTCATCTTGGTCTGGCAGTATCCATGACTACAAGctacatttgtgtttgttctgtaATTTTTAGACTGCCTACACCGTCCCTATTCTGGCCTTTGCTTTTGTGTGCCACCCCGAGGTCCTGCCTATCTACACAGAACTACGCAAGTAAGAGAGCAATGCTTGCTGGGAAAGTCACTATCACTGTGGCTCAGTCATGCCGTGACTGTGAAAAAGTGCGAGTGCTCTTCCTGCTTGCCTTGTCTTCCTGCTTGGATTCATCATGCTGCTGCAACGGTCTCTGCTACCAGTTTTGACTTTTATATACAAACCCTCTCCCTAAGCATTTGCATCTGTGACCTAACATGTGTTTTGTCCAGTCTGTATGACAGACATAATACAGACATTTAGGTCATGGTGACATTTTAGTCAAAAAGGTCACTTGGAAGGTTCTCTTTGCTGTTGCATAATAAAAGACAGCAGAGAGAAGTCATGCAGAGTGaaaacatgtctgtgtgtttacagtgatgTTTGCCTAATGCGATCTTTTCTTTCAGCCCGACCAAGAGAAAGATGCAGCACGTTGCCAACATTTCCGTTTTGATCATGTACACCATGTACTTCCTGGCTGCTCTTTTTGGCTACCTGACATTTTACGGTGAGGCCTCCCTGTCTCTTATTCTTCACTCCATTAATGCTGTCTCAGCTGCAACTATGTAATGACAATTACTCTGAGCCACAACACAAGGGGACACGGATGCCATAAAAAAGATGATTCAGATTATTCAGATTATTTCCTGTCAAACCTATGAACTGACTGTCTGATTATACAGTAGAAGAATGGTCTGGTCATACTCAGTTTATGCAACgtaacacagtgcagtctgcaTGTTGTTATGTAAGGTGAAATATGCTGGCATGGAAGTGAACATATCATGTTTCAAACCATGTGTACCCTGTGCTTGCTCATCGAGTATGAAGCAGTCAGATACCTTTAAGTGTCATAGGTCAAGATCAATATTCTACCAGCATGTCATACTGCTGGGAGCATTTTTTTAgatgtaatttatatatattagaTGTAATTCACTATAGTGTCACAAATGTATTCTATTTCCATGGAGACTCATTAGAATCATTAAATAAAGAGTGAGAATTTACTATGTATGTATTCTTTGTTTCTATATTATTGGTtcaatgttttaacatttttgtgttcCCCTTATTCCACCCCACAGGTAGAGTGGAGGCTGAGCTGCTGCACACGTACAGTCAGATCGACCCCTACGACACCCtgatcctgtgtgtgcgtgtggccgTGCTCACTGCCGTCACTCTCACCGTCCCCATCGTTCTCTTCCCGGTAAGCTCCTCCCACCCACTCTGTTAgctgccccacccccatcacaTTTTCCTTTGAGGTTGTTGAATGTTCAGGAGTGCTGATATTTCTTGTCAGTTCCTTAGTTCTCTGGAATTAGGAGCGTGAGATGCATCTGTGGTGCTTCTCTGGTTTGAAGGACTCGCTATCCCCTTCCTCCAGGTCCGCCGTGCGATCCAGCAGATGCTCTTCCCCGAGAAGACCTTCAACTGGCTGCGCCACATCGCCATCGCTGTCATGCTGCTCATCTTCATCAACATGCTGGTCATCTTCGCCCCCAACATCCTGGGAATCTTCGGGATCATCGGTGAGGCCTGTTCTTTACATGGCTCATTGAGCCTGGAGACTCTGTGGTTTGATCCAGTCCTCAAAAGAGCAGTTTATTCACAGCAGTGACAGAGGTCCTAGGGCAGAGCTTCCCAAAATATGACCTGCAAGGAGCCCCCTAGTGGTCCACATTAAGTCTTCGTGAAATTTATATTTGCCTTCAAAAAAGGTATGCAATTCATCTTTTAATTTTGCATAAAATAGTCAAAAAGACTTTTTGACTACCAGTCTAGTTTAGAAATGCTGTTTTCCCTTCTACCTGAACTGGGGAGTCTTGCACTTTTGATAGAACAGTAACATGTTTTGCAGTTGTGTCAAAGCCATATCAACTCTTCCTGGTTATGAAGAAGCAGCAGCATTGGTTTCCAGCTGATACAGCTGTAGAACTGAGTCAATATTTCTGAGCAGCTTGCAAACATTTCTCCCCATGTAGTGTATGCGCAACAGGGTTTGGGGGCCTTAtttagggttggggggtggcAGAAACAGGAATACATGGGTTGTGgtgccccctccccatcccctaACTGTTTTCGGACAGTGATAAAAGAAACTTTGGTCTCACAGACATCACACGGCCTGGTCTTGCCCACAAGCtttttgtgtactttttttaacatgtaGTGTTTCTACATCAGAGTTTCTCATTTATGCAGCATTAATAGGCTGGCTAACTTTGCAGTGTGTTCACTTTTGAGTAGGTGTTTttcttaagtacatttttttcaaaacaatcatatgcatatgcataacCAGCCTGCACAAAAGACAGTCAAACGGTAGCGACATACCTTTGCTCTGGAGCTGGCATCTGGCGTGACTGCAGACTGCAGTTAGAAACCCCCCACAAAGGGGCCTGACACTTTTAATTTGAACTGTGTGGCTCCTCCCTCTTTAGGCGCCACATCCGCACCGTGCCTCATCTTCATCTTCCCGGCTGTCTTCTACATCCGCATCGTTTCCAAAGAAGACGAACCCATGAACTCCACCCCAAAAATCCTGGTGAGCAGCCACGCCCCTTTTTAAACCCATTTATTCAGCTCCTTTATTTGCAGGTGAGCGAAAAAGTGCTTTACGGAAATTTTAATACAAAGCTAAAcaaaaaaggtaaaacaaatatattcataGTTAAAAAGGCAATATTCAAGAAAAAAGAGTATATAAATTGCAATGAAAGCTTGAGCACCCGCCATAAAATGGCAGTCAACAGCTTACAGACAGTTATAATATTATAAAAGTTATAAATTTATAAATGTTGGACTTTAAATGAGGACACAGAATTTGCCAAGCTAATATTATCAGGAAGACTATAATCCTTGAGAATATGTGGTCTCGTTTGGATTGAAATCTTTATTGCCTCATGTAGCTTTGACATGGCCCAGAGCAGCAAGGGATCATGGCCAAACTTTGCTTTCTCATGCTAAGGCTGCTAAAACAGTGACCATCAGTCTGGCCTCTGTGCTCTTTGTCTGCCTGaactttttttctgcaacaGTCCCAGTCGTGTTGTTTGTCTAAGTGAAATATTACCAGGGCTGTACCAGTGCATCAATTATTGGTTTCCATACCTAGGCCACATTGGACGTCAGTCAAGGAAACAACTATTATGTTACCCTGGCAAAGTAAATGCTCAAATTGGAGCGTGTGCCATTTCACTGGGTGGACGCATGGATTTTCCAATgtaataaatgtaggctacaactaAAGACAGATCATTTGATAATACATTAATGGAATGTGTCTGTAGCaaataatgaatatttcatCTTTTAATGAAATCTAATTTTAACAAGATCAATTTTAACATTGCTAATTTAATATTTAGTTTTCCTCATAAATATCAGCTCATTTAATTGTGGTTGCAAGCAAGAGCTTTTGCTTTGGTTTGTAGAGGAAGACACATATAGTGGgctgcatttgttttggaaaatcCAGAAAAAGACTGCCAGTTGACCTCTTAAAACAAAGTATAATTATTAGTAGATTCACAGTAGATACAGTTTCTAGTGTGTCTTCGTAGACTTCTCTTCACAGTTTGTCCTTTTTCTTCCCACAGGCTGCCTGTTTTGCTGGCCTTGGGGTGTTGTTTATGACAATGAGTCTGAGCTTCATCATCATTGATTGGACAACAGGGAGTAGTAACGCTGGCGGTCACTAAGATCTACtttgtgggtgtggggggtgggggtggggtttagaattgttatttgtttttttagttttgatcTGTTTGTAGTAGATGCACCTTCTCTTTCTGAAGGGACGTTTCAGTGAATCCAGGGCAGTTGGTGGAGACTGTACAAAGGTCCAAAACAACATTTAGCCAAAAtatgtgaaagtgtgttttggttatttttcaGCTTGATGTATCAGTGTTAAACAGTTCTGAATACTTAGAAGTCTCAcatgaatgtatttataatgaCCTAGTAATTATGCACCACAGTAACTATTTGTTTCTCACATTTCTATGAACGAAAATatcataaattaattatttctaGTCATAGATGTGGTAAACTTTtccacaaaatatgaaatacccAGTGGTTGTACAGAGTAACAGAGCCTGGCAGACTGTCTGGAAAAGGTTGGTGCATCTTACTAAAACCACAATGGTAATGCAGTAGAAAATCAAGCTGGCTTGCTGAAATGTCCCTGACTTTTGTAaccctcccccccgaccccccaacacacactcacacacactcatccctgtCCAAACCCCATTTCCAAAATCCTGACGTTTGACCTTGTGAATTACAGCTAGTACTGTACAAAAACAGAATTGGAGCCCAGTCCGATTTTAGAGTGTGGTAAATTATGCTACACGGtgaaagaaactgaaaatattatttagtatttttataTAACGACTAAAACAATACATTGTTCTGTAATTAGGACAGGGGGAAACATAATGTGCAATAGCCAAGGTGAATGTGGGGGCTGAACACTATCAGACAGCTGTGGGATCATAATGGGCGTGTCCTAGCTCAGTTCCCTGTGGTTGGTCAGATTTTCTCAGTGGTTTTCACAGTGTTCCTCTGTTCCCACCAAACTAATACTGTACCCTACAGGAAAAGGCCACAACAGAGTTAAGAAAGATtatatttgataaaatatatcaaTGTTTTTACTTAATGAAATACACT encodes:
- the LOC118207995 gene encoding sodium-coupled neutral amino acid transporter 3-like isoform X1, which translates into the protein MEPAESEMSILSNGKSHDLGDDISMPMKSLPEEDQFEDEGNVTECEEFLPNSEGKKPMRFTDFEGKTSFGMSVFNLGNAIMGSGILGLAYAMANTGILLFLFLLTAVAALSSYSIHLLLKSSGIVGIRAYEQLGFRAFGTPGKMAAGIAITLQNIGAMSSYLYIVKSELPLVIQAFLKADTPSGEWYLNGNYLVVLVSIGIILPLALMKQLGYLGYTSGFSLSCMVFFLISVIFKKFQIPCPFEDYSYNGTATLLNATSAGYHNGYVPAEDGSDCAPRMFTLNSQTAYTVPILAFAFVCHPEVLPIYTELRNPTKRKMQHVANISVLIMYTMYFLAALFGYLTFYGRVEAELLHTYSQIDPYDTLILCVRVAVLTAVTLTVPIVLFPVRRAIQQMLFPEKTFNWLRHIAIAVMLLIFINMLVIFAPNILGIFGIIGATSAPCLIFIFPAVFYIRIVSKEDEPMNSTPKILAACFAGLGVLFMTMSLSFIIIDWTTGSSNAGGH
- the LOC118207995 gene encoding sodium-coupled neutral amino acid transporter 3-like isoform X2; its protein translation is MNTCRFEDEGNVTECEEFLPNSEGKKPMRFTDFEGKTSFGMSVFNLGNAIMGSGILGLAYAMANTGILLFLFLLTAVAALSSYSIHLLLKSSGIVGIRAYEQLGFRAFGTPGKMAAGIAITLQNIGAMSSYLYIVKSELPLVIQAFLKADTPSGEWYLNGNYLVVLVSIGIILPLALMKQLGYLGYTSGFSLSCMVFFLISVIFKKFQIPCPFEDYSYNGTATLLNATSAGYHNGYVPAEDGSDCAPRMFTLNSQTAYTVPILAFAFVCHPEVLPIYTELRNPTKRKMQHVANISVLIMYTMYFLAALFGYLTFYGRVEAELLHTYSQIDPYDTLILCVRVAVLTAVTLTVPIVLFPVRRAIQQMLFPEKTFNWLRHIAIAVMLLIFINMLVIFAPNILGIFGIIGATSAPCLIFIFPAVFYIRIVSKEDEPMNSTPKILAACFAGLGVLFMTMSLSFIIIDWTTGSSNAGGH